The genomic interval AGACTCACACACTCACACACTCCCTCCTATTCCTCCCAACTCCTGTCCTTGTTGGGGAACCAGACGCTGATGGTCTGCGCAATCTGGTTGGTGACGGCGGCATCCGCTGACGTTTTGAGCCGATACGGCTGATCCCACGGGTCGAGGTAATAGACGTCTCCGTAGAGGCTCATGCTATTGTCCCGCTCGATCGTGGTGAACGTTTTGTTCAGGAGGACCAGCCCGAGGTTGTTGTTCGTGGTGATCAGCGGCTCAAGCATCGCCTCGGTGACAAGCACTTCCGTGCTGCTGTTTCCCAATCCGTCGGGCCACGCGCCGTAGGCGTTGTAATACGTGATGAAGGCCGTGATCATTTCACGAAGCTGCGTCTCGCTCTTGGTCCGGCGCGCGTGGTTGCGGGCCTGGATGAGCGAGGTGCCGAGCACGCCCATGAGAATGCCGATGATCGTAATCACCACCAGCATTTCCACGAGGGTGAAGCCGCCGCGTCCTTGTTCCTGTTTCATGCTATCAAAACCTTTTCTCTCGAGGCGCTTGCAAAACCCCTGCCAGCCAAAGTGGCACGGGCATCTTGCCCGTGATTCATGGGCGAGACGCCCATGCCACAAGGGGTTTTGCAAGAGACTCCTCCGCTTCATAATTTTCCGCCGACCACAATATCGTCGCCGTCGCCCGAATCGTCGGTCTTGTTCTTGCCGAAGCTGCGTCCGCTGATCGTGAAGAGTTTGCTGACCCGGGGGGCCTCGGCCCGGATGTCCACCCGCAGCGGCAGGCCACCGGGGTCTGACGGTCGGGGTACGGAGGTGAAGGTGAGACCGGTGAGGGGCATGCCGCTGTTGATGGACGCGAGAATGTTGGATGTTCCCCAGGTGCCGTTCGCGTTCATGGGCCTCATGGATCGCTCCAGCAACCCGTCCGCGAACGAGTAGGTGATGAGACAGGGATGGCGTCCGGAGAGCCGTGGACTCTGGTGGTTGTACAGGTGTTGAAAGGCGATGAAGGAGAGGTTGGGGGTCCCTGAGGCGGATGGATTCGCTGCAGGAGAAGAATAATCCCGCGCGTCAACCGCGTTGAGGAGGTCGCGCTCCACGCTGCCGAGCGTCGCGCGGATCGCGCTCTCGGACTTGGCCTGCGAGGAACCCGACGCCCACGCGCCGCTGGCCTGCTGGAAGACCATCGAGATCATCATGACGATGACGAGCAGCAAGGTGACCGCGATGAGGATCTCGACCAGGGAAAACCCCCCGTGGCACGGGCGTCCCGCCCGTGAAACACGGGCAAGATGCCCGTGCCACGCCCGTACTGACGGGGTTTTGCAAGAGCCTCCGGTATTCAGAATGGGAATCCTCTCATGGGCAACGTGTTCAATTATTCTGACTTCTCTCTTGCAAACACCCCAGAGGGGGTTTTGAAAGAGCCTCCGATGACCTTTGGCCTGTTGCATGTTTTTCAAACTCCGTTCAATCCGATTCCGCTGCGGCTCCCGGATCTTGCCCTTTTGCCTGCGGCGCGGCGGGGACGCCGCCGCCCTACCTTGGCGCTGCGCGCACCTGACACCTGACACCTGACACCTTCTCACTCCCCCTCGTACCGAAACTCGGTGTAATAGACCGGGTTCCTGTTGAGGTTGGAGAATCTGTTTTCGGAGACGCGGATTGCGGCGTAGCGGATCTTGTCCGCATACCCGGGCACAGAACCAATCTCCAATTGATAGCGGATGGTGTTCCCGGGAATGCCGTTGGCATTGTTGATGGTCTGGACCCCGCCAGCGGTGATGTTCGGGATTCCCGCCGTAAAGGCCGTCGCAGCGGGGGCCGTCCAGTTCGCCCAGGTGGTGATCTCGCCCGCGTTGGCATGGATGGCGTTGAGAACGCCGTTGGCGAAGATCGACTGGGTCGTGTCGGCCGTGGCCAGTCCGCTTTCGCGAAGTCCAACCGGGAAGAGGCCGAGGAGGGCGACGAGGCCGACACCCACGACCAGGAGCGCCAGGGTGACCTCGATGAGGGAGAAGCCGCTGTGGCGGCGGCACGATGGGGTAGGGGCGCCGGTTGGCGCAAGCGGAGGGTTCAGGGTTCGGGGTTCAGGGAAAACGTCCCCGCCCTGCATCCCGATTGCTGTCGCCGCCAGAAAATGTGTGTTCGTCGCTTTCAAAGCTTTTTTTCCTCTTCGTGGTCTTCGTGTCTTTCGTGGTGAATCCCATCGCCCGATTCCGGTTCATTTCCAATGGCCGGCCGGGGTGGGGGCACCCTGGCTCCAGTGTTGCCGCTTCAGGGTCCTCACGGCGCCGTGCTCGTGTCGGTGACAGTTCCAGATCCGGCGATGGTAAACGTGATGGTGTTGGAGGGTCGAATCGTCTCCTTAACAACGATCACGTCGGCTTGAGCGCATGATCCGTCGGGATTGAAACGGACTTCCTGGGGAAAAGCGGGTGCTTCAAAGGCGTAGCCCCGCGGCAGGCTCTGTTTGGAATGGAGCGCAAAGCCATAGCGATCCCCGACGGTGAAGAAGCTGCTCCCGGCGCCGGCAAACTTGTAGGCGGTGGCGGGATAGGGAGTTGGGGCACTGTTGAAGGGGTCGGAAATGTCGAGTGTCCATGCCGAGATCGTGACCGTTTGAGAGATCGTCGCGCTCGTCGCATCGAGGTTATACACCTCCACTCCTGCTGCAACCGCACCGGAAAGGTCGGCATAGGCGTCGGATGAGTTATCCGTTTCAACATGCGA from Lentisphaerota bacterium carries:
- a CDS encoding prepilin-type N-terminal cleavage/methylation domain-containing protein, with product MKRRSLLQNPLWHGRLAHESRARCPCHFGWQGFCKRLERKGFDSMKQEQGRGGFTLVEMLVVITIIGILMGVLGTSLIQARNHARRTKSETQLREMITAFITYYNAYGAWPDGLGNSSTEVLVTEAMLEPLITTNNNLGLVLLNKTFTTIERDNSMSLYGDVYYLDPWDQPYRLKTSADAAVTNQIAQTISVWFPNKDRSWEE
- a CDS encoding type II secretion system protein; translated protein: MHTRMSSVKWETNNGHRAAERAVAPAAPQAAACRPSRAGFTLMELLVVITIMGLIATIAVSSYFGITRAAAYSAAHDNLYNTLILTKQRAVIDGKVTSLVILSPDEYVAVRAVGRISHVETDNSSDAYADLSGAVAAGVEVYNLDATSATISQTVTISAWTLDISDPFNSAPTPYPATAYKFAGAGSSFFTVGDRYGFALHSKQSLPRGYAFEAPAFPQEVRFNPDGSCAQADVIVVKETIRPSNTITFTIAGSGTVTDTSTAP
- a CDS encoding prepilin-type N-terminal cleavage/methylation domain-containing protein; translated protein: MQQAKGHRRLFQNPLWGVCKREVRIIEHVAHERIPILNTGGSCKTPSVRAWHGHLARVSRAGRPCHGGFSLVEILIAVTLLLVIVMMISMVFQQASGAWASGSSQAKSESAIRATLGSVERDLLNAVDARDYSSPAANPSASGTPNLSFIAFQHLYNHQSPRLSGRHPCLITYSFADGLLERSMRPMNANGTWGTSNILASINSGMPLTGLTFTSVPRPSDPGGLPLRVDIRAEAPRVSKLFTISGRSFGKNKTDDSGDGDDIVVGGKL
- a CDS encoding prepilin-type N-terminal cleavage/methylation domain-containing protein — its product is MKATNTHFLAATAIGMQGGDVFPEPRTLNPPLAPTGAPTPSCRRHSGFSLIEVTLALLVVGVGLVALLGLFPVGLRESGLATADTTQSIFANGVLNAIHANAGEITTWANWTAPAATAFTAGIPNITAGGVQTINNANGIPGNTIRYQLEIGSVPGYADKIRYAAIRVSENRFSNLNRNPVYYTEFRYEGE